One Glycine max cultivar Williams 82 chromosome 3, Glycine_max_v4.0, whole genome shotgun sequence DNA window includes the following coding sequences:
- the LOC100807328 gene encoding F-box protein PP2-A15: protein MGASLSNLGSNGSAAAPGLGDIPENCVARVFLHLTPPEICNLARLNRAFRGAASADSVWQTKLPRNYQDLLDLMPPERHRNLSKKDIFALLSRAVPFDDGNKEVWLDRVTGRVCMSISAKAMSITGIDDRRYWTWVPTEESRFNTVAYLQQIWWFEVDGEFSFPFPADIYTLSFRLHLGRFSKRLGRRVCSYEHTHGWDIKPVRFELSTMDGQQASSECYLDETEPDDLHGNHKRGHWVDYKVGEFIVSGSEPTTKVRFSMKQIDCTHSKGGLCVDSVFIIPRDLRERKRSGILK, encoded by the exons ATGGGGGCCTCGCTGTCGAACCTGGGAAGCAACGGTTCGGCCGCCGCTCCGGGCCTCGGCGACATCCCGGAGAATTGCGTCGCTCGCGTCTTTCTCCACCTCACTCCTCCGGAGATTTGCAACCTCGCGCGCCTCAACCGCGCCTTTCGCGGCGCCGCCTCCGCGGATTCCGTGTGGCAGACGAAGCTGCCTCGCAACTACCAAGATCTGCTCGATTTAATGCCTCCCGAGAGGCACCGGAATCTCTCCAAGAAGGACATCTTCGCGCTGCTCTCTCGCGCAGTGCCCTTTGATGACGGCAACAAG GAAGTGTGGCTGGATAGGGTTACCGGAAGAGTTTGCATGTCAATTTCGGCGAAGGCGATGTCTATTACTGGAATTGATGACCGCAGATACTGGACTTGGGTTCCTACTGAAGAATCTAG GTTCAACACTGTAGCATATTTGCAGCAAATATGGTGGTTTGAGGTGGATGGGGAGTTCAGCTTCCCTTTTCCTGCTGATATTTATACTCTCTCCTTTAGGCTTCACCTTGGACGATTTTCCAAGAGGCTTGGTCGACGTGTCTGCAGTTATGAACATACCCATGGTTGGGATATAAAACCAGTGAGATTTGAGTTGTCAACCATGGATGGTCAGCAAGCATCATCTGAGTGCTACTTGGATGAAACTGAACCTGATGATTTACACGGCAATCACAAGCGTGGACATTGGGTAGATTACAAGGTGGGTGAGTTTATCGTCAGTGGATCAGAACCTACAACTAAAGTAAGATTCTCCATGAAACAGATTGATTGTACACACTCTAAAGGTGGGCTTTGTGTAGATTCTGTATTTATTATACCGAGGGATTTGAGAGAGCGCAAGAGAAGTGGCATTCTGAAATAA